A window of Streptomyces sp. NBC_01224 genomic DNA:
CGCACGGATCGCGGGCATCGCCCCGACCGCGATGGCGAACTTGCGCACCGGGCCGGTCAGCAGATAGGTAACCGCGGCCGTGACACAGAGCGTCAGCAGGTAATCACGCACGGGCTGCCCCATAGATTTCGCCGGCCATCTCAGCCCACACTTTAACTACGTCGGGCTCATGGTCGAGGACACGGAGGCCGGGCCGATGGTTGCACGGAGCACGTCTACCCCGGATAGGGCGGATATTTCCGGGCCAGTTCCTGAACCTCCGCGCGGATGTCGCCCTCCTCACGTACCGCCGCTCCGACGAGCACCGCCAGCCGTGCCATGTCGGCGTCGTCCATGCCCTGGGTGGTGACGGCCGCGGTTCCGAGTCTGATGCCCCGGGCGTCCCCGTACGGAAGCGCACAGGTGTCCAGCACCAGGCCCGCCCCTGCCAGCCGGGTGCGGGCAGTGGGTCCGTCGACGCCCATCGGAGCCGGGTCCGCGACGATCAGGTGGGTGTCCGTGCCGCCCGTGGTGACCTCGAAGCCCTCGGCCTCCAGACCTGCGGCCAGCACCCGGGCATGGGCCACCACCCGATGGGTGTACGCGGCGAACGCCTCAGTGGCCGCCTCCCCGAACGCGACGGCCTTCGCGGCCACCGTATGCATCTGCGCGCCGCCCTGGGTGAACGGGAAGACCGCCCGGTCGATCCGCTCGGCCAGCTCCGCACCGCACAGGATCATCCCGCCGCGCGGACCGCGCAGCACCTTGTGCGTGGTCGCGCAGACCACGTCGGCGTACGGGACGGGGCTCGGCGCCGCTCCCCCGGCGATCAGCCCCATCGGATGCGCGGCGTCGGCGATGAGATAGGCGCCCACCTCGTCGGCGATCTCCCGGAACAGTTCGTAGTCGGGATGGCGGGGGTACGAGATCGAGCCGCTGACGATCGCCTTGGGGCGGTGCGCACGGGCCAGGGTGCGCACCTGCTCGTAGTCGATCAGGCCGCTCTCGGAGTCCACCCCGTAGCCGACGAACTCGAACCAGCGGCCGGAGAAGTTGGCGGGCGAGCCATGGGTGAGATGCCCGCCGTACGGGAGTCCCATCGCGAGCACCGTGTCGCCGGGGCGCAGCAGTGCCGCGTACGCGGCGAGGACGGCGGAGGAGCCGGAGTGCGCCTGGACGTTGGCGTGTTCGGCGCCGAAGAGCGAGGTGGCCCGCCGGCAGGCGATGCGTTCGGCGGCGTCGGCCTGCTCGCAGCCGCCGTGGTAGCGGGCGCCGGGGTAGCCCTCGGCGTACTTGTTGGCGAGCGGTGAGCCGAGGGCGGCGAGGACCGCGGGCGAGGTGAAGTTCTCGGCGGCGATCAGCTGCAGGGTGCTCGACTGCCGGTGCAGCTCCTCCAGCAGCACGGCGGCGATCTCCGGGTCCTCCCGGAGCAGGGCGCCGAAATCCTGCGGCAGGGCGGCCTGGGCGGCGAGGGTGGGTGCGGCAGGAGTGGTGACCGGCATCTGACGGCTCCGGGCCTGGGGAGGGGTGCGTTGACTCACCACCAATGTAGGCCCGTGACGGGCCCCCTGCCTGCTGTGCGGCGACACCGTACACCCGTTGGGCCCCCTGGTACCCGGCCCGTGTGTACGGCCGTCAGAGTGGCGCCGGCGCGAGGTTCAGTGCGGGGCGGGTACGCCGGTCAGTGCGGTGACGACCGGGTCGAGGGCCTGGTTGATCTCGTCGCCGATGGACCGGAAGAACGTGATCGGGGCGCCGTACGGGTCGTACACCTCGTCGGCCTCGGCGGTGGGGGCCAGCAGCCAGCCGCGCAGCGCGGCCGCGGCACGGACCAGTGCGCGGGCGCGCTCGACCACACCCTCGTCGCGCGGGTCGGGCAGCGTGGCGTGGTCTATGGCCCGGACCAGCCGGGTGAATTCCTTGAGGGTGAAGGTCCGCAGGCCGGCCGAGTGCCCCATCGAGATCACTTGTGCCCGGTGGTCGCGGGTGGCGGTGAGCACCAGGTCGGCACGGATCACGTGCTCGTCGAGCAGTTCCCGGCCGACGAAGCCGGTGGTGTCGGCGCCGAAGTCGGCGAGGACGATCTCGGCGTTGGCCTCCATGGGGGCGCCTTCGTGGCCCCAGGTGCCCGCACTCTCCACGATCAGTCCGCCGCTGAGTGGATCGCCGAGGCGGTCCACCAGGGCGTGCCGGGTCAGCCGCTCGGTGATCGGTGAGCGGCAGACATTGCCGGTGCTGACGTGGAGGATGCGGAAAGTGTCGGCCTGCCCCGCTATGCCACGCCCCTCAGGGGCGGTCAATTGGCCACCTCGAGGTCGGGTACCACCTTGCGGAGTTCCTCGACGGAGAGCGCACCGGCGCGCAGCAGTACGGGGACCTTGCCGGTCACATCGACGATCGACGAGGGCACGATGCCGGGCGTCGCGCCGCCGTCGAGGTAGACGGAGACGGAGTCGCCGAGCATCTCCTGGGCGGCGTCGCAGTCCTCGGGGGCCGGGTGTCCGGTGAGGTTGGCGCTGGAGACGGCCATCGGGCCGACCTCGGTGAGCAGCTCGATGGCGACCGGGTGCAGCGGCATCCGGATCGCGACGGTGCCGCGGGTGTCCCCGAGGTCCCACTGCAGCGACGGCTGGTGCTTGGCGACGAGCGTGAGGGCGCCGGGCCAGAAGGCGTCGACGAGCTCCCAGGCCTGCTCGGAGAAGTCGGTGACCAGTCCGTGCAGGGTGTTCGGGGAGCCGATCAGGACGGGCGTCGGCATGTTGCGGCCGCGGCCCTTGGCGTCCAGCAGGTCGGCGACGCCCTCGGAACTGAAGGCGTCCGCACCGATCCCGTACACGGTGTCGGTGGGCAGCACGACCAGTTCGCCGCGGCGGACGGCCGACGCGGCCTCACGCAGACCCGTCGTACGGTCGGTCGCGTCGTTGCAGTCGTATCGCCGTGCCATCAGCCGGCCTCCTCAAGCATGTACGGGTATGGCGGGTACGGGTCGTGCGGGTGGTGGCCGCCGGTCACGGCATGGCCTTGCGGGCCGTGGCGAACCGCGGCCGGTTGTTCAGGTCGGGATGGTCGGCCGCATCGGCCCAGCCGCGTTCCTCGGTGAAGATCCACGGCACCTGGCCGCCCTGGGTGTCGGCGTGCTCGATGACGACCAGGCCGCCGGGGCGCAGCAGGCGGTGTGCGGTGCGTTCGATGCCGCGGATGGTGTCGAGGCCGTCCTCGCCGGAGAAGAGGGCCATCTCCGGGTCGTGGTCACGGGCCTCGGGCGCCACGTACTCCCATTCGGTGAGCGGGATGTACGGCGGGTTGGAGATGACCAGGTCGACCTGGCCGTCGAGTTCGGGAAGGGCCGTGAGCGCGTCTCCGTGATGGACGGTGACCCGCGACCCCTCGGCGTTCTTCCTGGTCCACTTCACGGCGTCGTCGGAGAGCTCGACGGCGTGCACGCGCGAGCGGGGAACCTCCTGCGCCATGGCCAGGGCGATGGCGCCCGATCCGCTGCAGAGGTCGACGATGAGCGGCTCGACGACATCCATCGCGCGGACGGCGTCTATCGCCCAGCCGACGACCGATTCGGTCTCCGGGCGGGGGACGAAGACACCGGGTCCGACCTGGAGCTCCAGGTAGCGGAAGAAGGCGCGTCCGGTGATGTGCTGCAGCGGTTCGCGGGCCTCGCGGCGGGCGATGGCCTCCCAGTAGCGGGCGTCGAAGTCGGCGTCCGGCACATGGTGCAGCTCGCCCCGCTTGACGCCGTGCACGAACGCGGCGAGCTCCTCCGCGTCGAATCGCGGTGAAGGGACACCGGCGTCGGCCAGCCGCTGGGTGGCCTGGGCCACCTCGGCGAGCAGCAGGTTCATCGCGGTTCTCCGTACGGGGTTACGGGCGGGGCGGACTCGGTCTTATGCGGCGGCGAGCTTGGCGGCGGAGTCGGCGTCGACACAGGCCTGGATCACGGAATCCAGGTCGCCGTCGAGCACCTGGTCCAAGTTGTACGCCTTGAAGCCGACGCGGTGGTCCGAGATCCGGTTTTCCGGGAAGTTGTACGTACGGATCTTCTCGGAACGGTCGACCGTACGCACCTGGCTGCGTCGTACGTCCGAAGCCTCCTGCTCGGCGGCTTCCTGGGCGGCCGCGAGCAGTCGCGAACGCAGGATACGCATGGCCTGCTCCTTGTTCTGGAGCTGGCTCTTCTCGTTCTGGCAGGAGGCGACGACACCGGTCGGCAGGTGTGTGATGCGGACCGCCGAGTCCGTGGTGTTGACGGACTGGCCACCGGGGCCCGAGGAGCGGTAGACGTCGATACGGAGATCGTTGGCGTGGATCTCGACGTCGACCTCCTCGGCCTCGGGTGTGACGAGCACACCGGCGGCCGAGGTGTGGATACGGCCCTGGGACTCGGTGGACGGCACCCGCTGCACGCGGTGCACCCCGCCCTCGTACTTCAGCCGGGCCCACACGCCCTGGCCGGGCT
This region includes:
- the glyA gene encoding serine hydroxymethyltransferase translates to MPVTTPAAPTLAAQAALPQDFGALLREDPEIAAVLLEELHRQSSTLQLIAAENFTSPAVLAALGSPLANKYAEGYPGARYHGGCEQADAAERIACRRATSLFGAEHANVQAHSGSSAVLAAYAALLRPGDTVLAMGLPYGGHLTHGSPANFSGRWFEFVGYGVDSESGLIDYEQVRTLARAHRPKAIVSGSISYPRHPDYELFREIADEVGAYLIADAAHPMGLIAGGAAPSPVPYADVVCATTHKVLRGPRGGMILCGAELAERIDRAVFPFTQGGAQMHTVAAKAVAFGEAATEAFAAYTHRVVAHARVLAAGLEAEGFEVTTGGTDTHLIVADPAPMGVDGPTARTRLAGAGLVLDTCALPYGDARGIRLGTAAVTTQGMDDADMARLAVLVGAAVREEGDIRAEVQELARKYPPYPG
- the prfA gene encoding peptide chain release factor 1, whose protein sequence is MFEAVEELIGEQADLEKKLADPAVHADQANARRLNKRYAELTPIVGTYRSWKQTGDDIGTARELAADDPDFAAEVKDLEKQREELTEKLRLLLVPRDPSDDKDVLLEIKAGAGGDESALFAGDLLRMYLRYAERVGWKTEIIDSTESELGGYKDVQVAVKTKGGNGATEPGQGVWARLKYEGGVHRVQRVPSTESQGRIHTSAAGVLVTPEAEEVDVEIHANDLRIDVYRSSGPGGQSVNTTDSAVRITHLPTGVVASCQNEKSQLQNKEQAMRILRSRLLAAAQEAAEQEASDVRRSQVRTVDRSEKIRTYNFPENRISDHRVGFKAYNLDQVLDGDLDSVIQACVDADSAAKLAAA
- a CDS encoding arsenate reductase/protein-tyrosine-phosphatase family protein, which gives rise to MTAPEGRGIAGQADTFRILHVSTGNVCRSPITERLTRHALVDRLGDPLSGGLIVESAGTWGHEGAPMEANAEIVLADFGADTTGFVGRELLDEHVIRADLVLTATRDHRAQVISMGHSAGLRTFTLKEFTRLVRAIDHATLPDPRDEGVVERARALVRAAAALRGWLLAPTAEADEVYDPYGAPITFFRSIGDEINQALDPVVTALTGVPAPH
- the prmC gene encoding peptide chain release factor N(5)-glutamine methyltransferase, with the protein product MNLLLAEVAQATQRLADAGVPSPRFDAEELAAFVHGVKRGELHHVPDADFDARYWEAIARREAREPLQHITGRAFFRYLELQVGPGVFVPRPETESVVGWAIDAVRAMDVVEPLIVDLCSGSGAIALAMAQEVPRSRVHAVELSDDAVKWTRKNAEGSRVTVHHGDALTALPELDGQVDLVISNPPYIPLTEWEYVAPEARDHDPEMALFSGEDGLDTIRGIERTAHRLLRPGGLVVIEHADTQGGQVPWIFTEERGWADAADHPDLNNRPRFATARKAMP
- a CDS encoding L-threonylcarbamoyladenylate synthase, producing MARRYDCNDATDRTTGLREAASAVRRGELVVLPTDTVYGIGADAFSSEGVADLLDAKGRGRNMPTPVLIGSPNTLHGLVTDFSEQAWELVDAFWPGALTLVAKHQPSLQWDLGDTRGTVAIRMPLHPVAIELLTEVGPMAVSSANLTGHPAPEDCDAAQEMLGDSVSVYLDGGATPGIVPSSIVDVTGKVPVLLRAGALSVEELRKVVPDLEVAN